Proteins encoded within one genomic window of Cellulomonas flavigena DSM 20109:
- a CDS encoding 3' terminal RNA ribose 2'-O-methyltransferase Hen1, whose product MFLQLSVTGPDATDLGFLLHKHPGRVQQFGQSFGVAHVVYPEATDERCTVALLLEVDPVGLVRGGSRGAPRDVAFSLAQYVNDRPYAASSMLAVALGKVFRTAMAGRCELRPELPARRWDVEVHVPAVPCRGGAEAAVRLFAPLGWQVDARPVPLDPTVPAWGDSRYVDLRLTGTQRIADVLSHLYVLLPTLDASKHYWVGTDEVAKLVRAGEGWLAGHPAREEIARRYLAHRNSLATSALERLAEVDDTRPEDVEADAAEDAALETADTAAPDTAAPGDASPRVPLARQRLDAVVTQLKAAGARSVVDLGCGEGALLSELLRDPTFERLLGVDVSARALTTAARRLHLDTLPDRQRQRIELAHSSVTYRDARVAGFDAAVLMEVIEHVDLPRLAALERAVLGEAAPATLVVTTPNAEHNVRYPTLAAGTMRHHDHRFEWTRAQFADWAHGAAARHGYDVTLLPVGEEDPEVGPPTQMAVLTRTTATTPEGAAR is encoded by the coding sequence GTGTTCCTGCAGCTCTCCGTGACCGGCCCCGACGCCACCGACCTCGGCTTCCTGCTGCACAAGCACCCCGGGCGGGTACAGCAGTTCGGGCAGTCCTTCGGTGTCGCGCACGTCGTCTACCCCGAGGCGACGGACGAGCGGTGCACGGTCGCGCTGCTGCTCGAGGTCGACCCGGTCGGGCTGGTGCGCGGCGGCAGCCGGGGCGCGCCGCGGGACGTCGCGTTCAGCCTGGCGCAGTACGTGAACGACCGGCCGTACGCGGCGTCCTCGATGCTCGCGGTCGCGCTGGGCAAGGTGTTCCGGACGGCCATGGCGGGGCGCTGCGAGCTGCGCCCCGAGCTTCCCGCGCGACGCTGGGACGTCGAGGTGCACGTGCCGGCCGTGCCGTGCCGCGGAGGCGCCGAGGCCGCGGTCCGGCTGTTCGCGCCGCTGGGGTGGCAGGTCGACGCACGGCCCGTGCCGCTGGACCCGACCGTGCCGGCGTGGGGCGACTCCCGGTACGTCGACCTGCGCCTGACGGGCACGCAGCGGATCGCGGACGTCCTGAGCCACCTGTACGTGCTGCTGCCGACGCTCGACGCGAGCAAGCACTACTGGGTCGGCACGGACGAGGTCGCCAAGCTCGTGCGTGCCGGGGAGGGCTGGCTCGCGGGCCACCCGGCGCGCGAGGAGATCGCGCGGCGGTACCTCGCGCACCGCAACAGCCTGGCGACGTCGGCGCTGGAGCGGCTCGCGGAGGTCGACGACACGCGCCCCGAGGACGTGGAGGCGGACGCAGCGGAGGACGCGGCTCTGGAGACCGCCGACACCGCTGCGCCCGACACCGCTGCGCCCGGCGACGCCTCGCCCCGCGTCCCGCTCGCGCGGCAGCGTCTCGACGCGGTCGTCACCCAGCTCAAGGCCGCCGGTGCGCGCTCGGTCGTCGACCTGGGCTGCGGCGAGGGGGCCCTGCTGTCCGAGCTGCTGCGGGACCCGACGTTCGAGCGGCTGCTCGGCGTGGACGTCTCCGCGCGCGCCCTGACGACCGCCGCCCGTCGCCTGCACCTCGACACGCTGCCGGACCGGCAGCGGCAGCGCATCGAGCTCGCGCACTCGTCGGTCACGTACCGCGATGCGCGCGTCGCCGGGTTCGACGCCGCGGTGCTCATGGAGGTGATCGAGCACGTCGACCTGCCGCGCCTGGCGGCGCTGGAGCGCGCGGTCCTGGGCGAGGCGGCCCCGGCGACGCTCGTCGTCACCACGCCGAACGCCGAGCACAACGTGCGCTACCCGACGCTCGCCGCTGGCACGATGCGCCACCACGACCACCGCTTCGAGTGGACGCGCGCGCAGTTCGCGGACTGGGCGCACGGCGCCGCAGCCCGCCACGGGTACGACGTGACGCTGCTGCCCGTCGGCGAGGAGGACCCGGAGGTCGGCCCGCCCACGCAGATGGCCGTGCTCACGAGAACCACCGCGACCACCCCGGAAGGAGCCGCCCGATGA
- a CDS encoding DUF6959 family protein, with translation MDAHPEPTPPEEPVSVLARDGNRAVVHLPGRRFPALAVQGDTLSTLRDDAAEALELLASAEVEEATETLRLLVDDLGELLGFYEQVLGDLGMQLPYVRRA, from the coding sequence ATGGACGCGCACCCCGAGCCGACGCCGCCCGAGGAGCCGGTGAGCGTGCTCGCACGTGACGGCAACCGCGCCGTCGTCCACCTGCCCGGCCGACGGTTCCCCGCGCTCGCCGTCCAGGGCGACACCCTCAGCACGCTGCGCGACGACGCGGCGGAGGCCCTGGAGCTCCTGGCGTCCGCCGAGGTCGAGGAAGCGACGGAGACGCTGCGCCTGCTCGTCGACGACCTGGGAGAGCTCCTGGGGTTCTACGAGCAGGTGCTCGGCGACCTCGGCATGCAGCTGCCGTACGTCCGCCGCGCCTGA
- a CDS encoding glycosyltransferase, whose translation MPPTTVVAACPVHAHVAPLLPVARALVEAGHRVRFLTGERFRDAVEATGAELAVLPPDAGVDERRLDIDHPERAGRTGVALLRWDLTHLFVARLGAQAAALDALLDPTVGAVVFEPLFLGAYVVTARPRASRPRTVAVSVFPSTLPHPGVPPFGPGLAPLPGPRGRVRDALVRTVVDRVALAGPQAAVRRAMRAAGVRPHPGTLFAWPRSADVVAQLTVPGFEYPRPRLGDAFRLVGPAGVPRPGVTPVDPASLPDWWGDLDGRTVVHVTQGTVANDDLGQLLRPTLDALADEDVLVVAATGGTPVERLGPLPGNVRAAPMVPYAALLPRTDVMVTNGGYGGVHWALAHGVPLVVAGSTEDKAEVGARVAWSGAGVRLRGKRPTPAQVRDAVRTVRTDPAYRAAAARLAQQIAAAPGVAGIVAAAEGR comes from the coding sequence GTGCCCCCCACCACCGTCGTCGCGGCGTGCCCCGTCCACGCGCACGTCGCACCCCTGCTGCCCGTCGCCCGGGCGCTGGTGGAGGCCGGGCACCGCGTGCGCTTCCTCACCGGTGAGCGGTTCCGCGACGCCGTCGAGGCCACGGGCGCCGAGCTCGCGGTCCTGCCGCCCGACGCGGGCGTCGACGAGCGCCGGCTCGACATCGACCACCCGGAGCGCGCCGGGCGCACCGGTGTCGCACTGCTGCGCTGGGACCTGACGCACCTGTTCGTCGCGCGGCTCGGCGCGCAGGCCGCCGCGCTCGACGCGCTGCTCGACCCGACCGTGGGCGCGGTGGTCTTCGAACCGCTGTTTCTCGGGGCGTACGTGGTGACGGCGCGGCCGCGCGCGTCACGCCCGCGCACCGTGGCCGTCTCGGTCTTCCCGTCCACCCTGCCGCACCCGGGCGTGCCACCGTTCGGGCCGGGGCTCGCACCGCTCCCCGGCCCGCGTGGGCGGGTCCGGGACGCGCTCGTGCGCACGGTCGTCGACCGCGTCGCGCTCGCCGGGCCGCAGGCGGCGGTGCGGCGGGCGATGCGCGCGGCGGGCGTCCGGCCGCACCCCGGGACGCTGTTCGCGTGGCCGCGCAGCGCCGACGTCGTCGCGCAGCTCACCGTCCCGGGGTTCGAGTACCCGCGGCCGCGTCTGGGCGACGCGTTCCGGCTCGTCGGCCCCGCGGGCGTGCCACGCCCGGGCGTGACCCCCGTCGACCCCGCGTCGCTGCCCGACTGGTGGGGCGACCTCGACGGGCGCACGGTCGTGCACGTCACGCAGGGCACGGTCGCCAACGACGACCTCGGGCAGCTGCTGCGCCCGACGCTCGACGCGCTCGCGGACGAGGACGTGCTCGTCGTCGCCGCCACCGGCGGGACCCCCGTCGAGCGGCTCGGGCCGCTGCCCGGCAACGTGCGCGCCGCGCCGATGGTGCCGTACGCCGCGCTGCTGCCGCGCACCGACGTCATGGTGACCAACGGCGGCTACGGCGGCGTGCACTGGGCGCTCGCGCACGGTGTGCCGCTGGTCGTCGCGGGCAGCACCGAGGACAAGGCGGAGGTCGGGGCGCGCGTCGCGTGGAGCGGCGCGGGGGTGCGGCTGCGCGGGAAGCGCCCGACGCCCGCGCAGGTCCGCGACGCCGTCCGCACGGTGCGCACCGACCCGGCGTACCGCGCGGCCGCGGCGCGGCTGGCGCAGCAGATCGCGGCGGCCCCGGGGGTCGCGGGGATCGTCGCGGCGGCCGAGGGACGCTGA
- a CDS encoding mycothiol transferase, which produces MTGTGARQVLTDGFGRVGPVVRAALEGTGSAARTWRPTPRATTLAWLAWHVARVQDAQVAPLAGTEELWTADGWAERFALPFEHTATGYGQSPQEVALVDPAPDLLLGYLDASTAQTLAYLQRVEDDDLDTVVDTSWDPPVTLGVRLVSILDDCAQHAGQAAYLRGLLPDDVAHR; this is translated from the coding sequence GTGACGGGAACGGGTGCGCGCCAGGTGCTGACCGACGGGTTCGGGCGGGTGGGACCGGTGGTCCGGGCCGCGCTCGAGGGCACGGGGTCCGCCGCCCGCACGTGGCGTCCGACGCCGCGGGCGACCACGCTCGCGTGGCTCGCCTGGCACGTCGCCCGCGTGCAGGACGCGCAGGTCGCGCCGCTGGCGGGCACCGAGGAGCTGTGGACGGCCGACGGCTGGGCCGAGCGGTTCGCCCTGCCGTTCGAGCACACCGCGACGGGCTACGGGCAGTCGCCGCAGGAGGTCGCGCTCGTCGACCCCGCTCCCGACCTGCTGCTGGGCTACCTCGACGCGAGCACCGCGCAGACCCTCGCGTACCTGCAGCGCGTCGAGGACGACGACCTCGACACGGTCGTCGACACGTCGTGGGACCCGCCGGTGACCCTCGGCGTGAGGCTGGTCAGCATCCTCGACGACTGCGCGCAGCACGCCGGGCAGGCGGCCTACCTGCGCGGGCTGCTGCCGGACGACGTCGCCCATCGCTGA
- a CDS encoding DUF1905 domain-containing protein, with protein MAEFEVDAPLWLTDNGSWVFLSLPFDLADEIDDLTRGRQGGFGSVRVEVTLGPSTWRTSLFPAKAQETYVLPVKKAVRTAAGVAPGDVVHVRLRLVDA; from the coding sequence GTGGCGGAGTTCGAGGTCGACGCACCCCTGTGGCTCACGGACAACGGCTCGTGGGTGTTCCTCTCCCTGCCGTTCGACCTCGCGGACGAGATCGACGACCTCACGCGGGGCCGGCAGGGCGGGTTCGGCTCGGTGCGCGTCGAGGTGACGCTCGGCCCGTCGACGTGGCGCACGTCGCTGTTCCCGGCGAAGGCGCAGGAGACGTACGTCCTGCCGGTGAAGAAGGCGGTGCGCACGGCCGCCGGCGTCGCACCGGGCGACGTCGTGCACGTGCGGCTGCGCCTCGTCGACGCCTGA
- a CDS encoding PLDc N-terminal domain-containing protein, whose product MAQKKQWRDMSAGQRAAVVVVGAGQVALAAAAFRDLAKRPSEQVNGPKLAWGLALLVNWVGPLAYFAKGRLPA is encoded by the coding sequence GTGGCGCAGAAGAAGCAGTGGCGTGACATGAGCGCAGGGCAGCGTGCTGCGGTCGTCGTCGTCGGGGCCGGGCAGGTGGCGCTCGCCGCGGCGGCGTTCCGGGACCTGGCCAAGCGCCCGTCGGAGCAGGTCAACGGGCCGAAGCTCGCGTGGGGGCTCGCGCTGCTCGTCAACTGGGTGGGCCCGCTCGCCTACTTCGCCAAGGGCCGTCTGCCGGCCTGA
- a CDS encoding M48 family metallopeptidase — MSTRLRALVAVVTLGGFYVAALAVVVGLGALTVLAMEAGTGVVAGKLGFVTLAAAGGLVVALWKVARARPPQPTGPVLLRADAPELWGIVDELASLTGTRGPDEIRLAPDVNAGVWEDARLLGLVGGTRRMVLGVPLLHGLTVGQLRSVLAHELGHYSHDDTRLSVVVHRGRAVIAATLAQLSGSVAGWLLRQYGKLYLLVSAATSRCQELAADALSVRAAGRATAQSALREVLVIDAAWDFYLDCYVAPGWEIGLAPTSDAFFGGFRELLAARTQELGSVRERPAGEQGSRWDSHPPIGERVVAMDRLPDVPAQPDDRPASVLVPHLDVVAAHLADEVLDVADRQRLPWDQLVPPMAAAAQQRRADAVHRAAGRLAGVQRATLGTVLELVEQGRGDDLARELGIDPRRLMVAAPGERPPHPLAGALEPVLGAALVAGGAARWCLEWAGPATLRDREGDEPDLTAWADRAARPGGVEHVRAWLAGLGVDPRAVGQVHERATAHGAQVLAGLANVAVDGTDHDVVVLDRGLVLVPCPKKTDGGKARILGVVQAVPVHQLAQVHRFVPYEEVRTATVHRQSPVHATVELHDGSRLVLKERWSGEYLVKGSQEVLVGHLHSLATTP, encoded by the coding sequence GCTCACGGTGCTGGCCATGGAGGCCGGCACCGGCGTCGTCGCCGGCAAGCTCGGGTTCGTCACCCTCGCGGCGGCGGGCGGTCTGGTCGTCGCGCTGTGGAAGGTCGCCCGTGCGCGCCCGCCGCAGCCCACGGGCCCGGTGCTGCTGCGCGCCGACGCCCCGGAGCTGTGGGGCATCGTCGACGAGCTCGCGAGCCTGACCGGCACGCGCGGCCCGGACGAGATCCGCCTCGCGCCGGATGTCAACGCCGGCGTCTGGGAGGACGCGCGTCTCCTCGGCCTCGTCGGCGGCACCCGCCGCATGGTCCTCGGGGTCCCGCTGCTGCACGGGCTGACCGTGGGGCAGCTCCGCTCGGTGCTCGCGCACGAGCTGGGGCACTACTCGCACGACGACACGCGGCTGTCCGTCGTCGTCCACCGCGGGCGCGCCGTCATCGCTGCGACCCTCGCCCAGCTCTCGGGGTCCGTCGCCGGCTGGCTGCTACGGCAGTACGGCAAGCTCTACCTGCTCGTCTCCGCCGCCACGAGCCGCTGTCAGGAGCTCGCCGCCGACGCGCTGTCGGTGCGCGCCGCGGGGCGCGCGACCGCGCAGTCCGCGCTCCGCGAGGTGCTCGTCATCGACGCGGCCTGGGACTTCTACCTCGACTGCTACGTGGCCCCCGGGTGGGAGATCGGACTGGCGCCCACGTCGGACGCGTTCTTCGGCGGGTTCCGCGAGCTGCTCGCGGCCCGGACGCAGGAGCTGGGCTCCGTGCGCGAGCGTCCCGCGGGCGAGCAGGGCAGCCGCTGGGACAGCCACCCGCCCATCGGTGAGCGGGTCGTCGCCATGGACCGTCTGCCCGACGTCCCGGCACAGCCCGACGACCGCCCGGCGTCCGTGCTGGTGCCGCACCTCGACGTGGTGGCGGCGCACCTGGCCGACGAGGTGCTCGACGTCGCCGACCGGCAGCGCCTGCCGTGGGACCAGCTCGTCCCGCCGATGGCCGCCGCCGCGCAGCAGCGCCGTGCCGACGCCGTGCACCGCGCCGCCGGCCGGCTCGCCGGGGTGCAGCGCGCCACGCTCGGGACCGTCCTCGAGCTCGTCGAGCAGGGCCGTGGCGACGACCTGGCGCGCGAGCTGGGCATCGACCCGCGGCGGCTGATGGTCGCGGCACCCGGTGAGCGCCCCCCGCACCCCCTGGCCGGCGCGCTCGAGCCCGTGCTGGGCGCCGCGCTCGTGGCCGGGGGCGCCGCCCGCTGGTGCCTCGAGTGGGCGGGGCCGGCGACGCTGCGCGACCGGGAGGGCGACGAGCCCGACCTCACCGCGTGGGCGGACCGCGCGGCCCGGCCCGGCGGCGTCGAGCACGTCCGGGCGTGGCTCGCCGGGCTCGGCGTCGACCCGCGGGCCGTGGGCCAGGTGCACGAACGCGCGACCGCTCACGGGGCCCAGGTGCTCGCCGGCCTGGCGAACGTCGCGGTCGACGGCACGGACCACGACGTCGTCGTCCTCGACCGCGGCCTGGTGCTGGTGCCCTGCCCCAAGAAGACGGACGGCGGCAAGGCGCGCATCCTCGGGGTGGTGCAGGCGGTGCCGGTCCACCAGCTCGCGCAGGTGCACCGGTTCGTGCCCTACGAGGAGGTCCGCACCGCCACGGTCCACCGGCAGTCGCCCGTGCACGCGACCGTCGAGCTGCACGACGGCTCCCGGCTCGTGCTCAAGGAGCGCTGGTCCGGGGAGTACCTGGTCAAGGGCTCGCAGGAGGTCCTCGTCGGTCACCTGCACTCGCTCGCGACGACGCCCTGA